A section of the Streptomyces sp. Je 1-369 genome encodes:
- a CDS encoding cystathionine beta-synthase, with amino-acid sequence MQFHDSMISLVGNTPLVRLNNVTAGIQATVLAKVEYFNPGGSVKDRIALRMIEAAEQSGELKPGGTIVEPTSGNTGVGLAIVAQQKGYKCIFVCPDKVSLDKINVLRAYGADVVVCPTAVDPEHPDSYYNVSDRLVRETLGAWKPDQYSNPNNPLSHYHSTGPELWEQTEGKITHFVTGIGTGGTISGTGGYLKEISKGSVTVVGADPEGSVYSGGSGRPYLVEGVGEDFWPTAYDRNVTDEIIAVSDKDSFQMTRRLAKEEGLLVGGSCGMAVVAALRVAERLGPEDVVVVLLPDSGRGYMSKIFSDEWMNDYGFLEEAGDQPRVADVLSRKEGGELPSLVHMHPEETVGEAIEVLREYGVSQMPIVKPGAGHPDVMAAEVIGSVVERELLDALFAQRASLSDPLEKHMSDPLPQVGSGEPVADLMSVLGGADAAIVLVEGKPTGVVSRQDLLAFLAEQQSQ; translated from the coding sequence GTGCAATTCCACGACTCGATGATCAGCCTCGTCGGCAACACCCCGCTCGTGAGGCTCAACAACGTGACCGCGGGCATCCAGGCGACCGTCCTGGCCAAGGTCGAGTACTTCAACCCCGGCGGTTCCGTGAAGGACCGCATCGCGCTGCGCATGATCGAGGCGGCCGAGCAGAGCGGGGAGCTGAAGCCCGGCGGCACCATCGTCGAGCCCACCTCCGGCAACACCGGGGTCGGCCTCGCCATCGTGGCCCAGCAGAAGGGCTACAAGTGCATCTTCGTCTGCCCGGACAAGGTGTCCCTCGACAAGATCAACGTGCTGCGCGCGTACGGCGCCGATGTGGTGGTCTGCCCGACCGCCGTCGACCCCGAGCACCCGGATTCGTACTACAACGTCTCCGACCGGCTCGTCCGCGAGACGCTCGGTGCCTGGAAGCCCGACCAGTACAGCAACCCGAACAACCCCCTTTCGCACTACCACTCCACCGGCCCCGAGCTCTGGGAGCAGACGGAGGGGAAGATCACCCACTTCGTGACGGGCATCGGGACGGGTGGCACGATCTCCGGGACCGGTGGGTATCTGAAGGAGATCTCCAAGGGCTCCGTCACCGTCGTCGGCGCCGACCCCGAGGGGTCCGTGTACTCCGGCGGGTCCGGACGGCCCTACCTCGTCGAGGGCGTGGGCGAGGACTTCTGGCCTACGGCGTACGACCGTAACGTCACCGACGAGATCATCGCCGTGTCCGACAAGGACTCCTTCCAGATGACGCGGCGGCTCGCCAAGGAGGAGGGGCTCCTCGTCGGCGGGTCCTGCGGCATGGCCGTCGTGGCGGCGCTGCGGGTCGCGGAGCGGCTCGGTCCGGAGGATGTGGTGGTTGTTCTGCTGCCCGACAGCGGGCGCGGCTACATGAGCAAGATCTTCAGCGACGAGTGGATGAACGACTACGGCTTCCTGGAGGAGGCCGGGGACCAGCCGCGCGTGGCCGACGTGCTGAGCCGCAAGGAGGGCGGCGAGCTGCCCTCGCTCGTCCACATGCACCCCGAGGAGACGGTGGGGGAGGCGATCGAGGTTCTGCGGGAGTACGGGGTCTCGCAGATGCCGATCGTGAAGCCGGGCGCGGGGCACCCTGACGTCATGGCGGCGGAGGTCATCGGGTCGGTGGTCGAGCGCGAGCTCCTCGACGCGTTGTTCGCGCAGCGTGCCTCGCTCTCCGATCCGCTGGAGAAGCACATGTCAGACCCGCTGCCGCAGGTCGGCTCCGGTGAGCCTGTCGCCGACCTGATGTCGGTGCTCGGTGGCGCCGACGCGGCGATCGTGCTGGTCGAGGGGAAGCCGACGGGTGTGGTGAGCCGTCAGGACCTGCTGGCGTTCCTGGCGGAGCAGCAGTCGCAGTGA
- a CDS encoding enoyl-CoA hydratase/isomerase family protein yields MTGTKRPALPNIGWDPTPGNVEDTRDLAKKLGGLASELGAAVRDLERIECGAWKGKAALAFTEYIGEDVTPLIRKSHESFDKASRALYRWAKELKEFQDETDRLEKKAGEKLDARSEAKPDSKESGKASGDVDGVIAQVHDLEDRYAKAAGAISKELDKAGDIAPDEPGFWDKLTKGVADAWKTAGEWIKDHAELIKMIGDALSLISSALGILAIITAPFEPIGAIFAAASMVTSGAALLTHLTAKAAGAEVSWVEIGFDAFGVLPGVKGLLGTAKVAKGTSATARAAKLGAGYEAGMKSSKLLQLFGKGKPAPVVQLAEGGSRTRLAVESGLQNFRGGQLVGTKSINALGSRLPFVKSDELISPMGQGGRAFDAAIKTALTGYKGHTIANRDYGS; encoded by the coding sequence GTGACCGGCACCAAGCGCCCCGCGCTCCCGAACATAGGCTGGGACCCCACACCCGGCAACGTCGAGGACACCCGCGACCTGGCGAAGAAACTCGGTGGGCTGGCTTCGGAGCTCGGCGCCGCGGTCCGAGACCTGGAACGCATCGAATGCGGCGCCTGGAAGGGCAAGGCGGCGCTCGCGTTCACCGAGTACATCGGCGAGGACGTCACCCCGCTCATCCGCAAGAGCCACGAATCCTTCGACAAGGCGTCGCGCGCGCTGTACCGGTGGGCCAAGGAACTCAAGGAGTTCCAGGACGAGACCGACCGCCTCGAGAAGAAGGCCGGGGAAAAACTCGACGCCCGCTCGGAGGCGAAGCCCGACAGCAAGGAGAGCGGGAAGGCTTCGGGAGACGTCGACGGGGTCATCGCCCAGGTCCACGACCTGGAGGACCGCTACGCCAAGGCGGCCGGGGCGATCAGCAAGGAACTCGACAAGGCAGGCGACATCGCCCCGGACGAGCCGGGCTTCTGGGACAAGCTCACCAAGGGCGTCGCGGACGCGTGGAAGACCGCAGGCGAGTGGATCAAGGATCACGCCGAACTGATCAAGATGATCGGCGATGCATTGAGCCTGATCAGTAGCGCCCTGGGCATCCTCGCCATTATCACGGCCCCCTTCGAGCCGATCGGTGCGATCTTCGCAGCCGCCTCTATGGTGACTAGTGGAGCGGCATTACTTACGCATCTGACCGCCAAAGCAGCAGGCGCAGAGGTGAGTTGGGTTGAGATCGGGTTTGACGCCTTCGGTGTGCTTCCAGGGGTCAAGGGCCTGCTGGGCACGGCAAAGGTCGCTAAGGGCACGAGTGCTACGGCTCGTGCCGCAAAGCTCGGAGCCGGCTATGAGGCAGGAATGAAGAGCAGCAAGCTGCTCCAGCTCTTCGGAAAGGGGAAGCCAGCTCCCGTGGTCCAACTCGCCGAAGGCGGCAGCCGTACGCGGCTCGCGGTGGAGAGCGGCCTACAGAACTTTCGTGGCGGTCAGCTGGTCGGCACCAAATCGATCAACGCGCTGGGAAGCAGGTTGCCGTTCGTCAAGAGCGACGAGCTCATCTCGCCCATGGGCCAGGGTGGGCGGGCCTTTGACGCCGCCATCAAGACAGCCTTGACCGGATACAAAGGCCACACCATCGCGAACCGAGATTACGGAAGCTGA
- a CDS encoding purine-cytosine permease family protein, which yields MAAEDLVERRSIDVVPDDERHGTAFSQFTLWLGANLQITAVVTGALAVVFGGDVVWSLVGLVLGNLLGGAVMALHSAQGPKLGLPQMIQSRAQFGVKGAVVPLLLVILMYVGFFASGSVLAGQATAELTHTNDTTGIVVFAVITAVMAAVGYRVIHVLGRVASVICALAFIYLGVRLLDRVDLSVLLSDAHFDLPMFLLAVSLSASWQLAFGPYVADYSRYLPRATSAKATFWWTLSGSAIGSQWSMTFGVLVAASAGDAFLANQVGYVVGLGGTGLIASFLYFVIALGKLTINVLNTYGGFMSMVTSISGFRGQKVLGARGRAAYIAVIMVAGTAVALLGKDSFLSSFKDFLLFLLTFFTPWSAINLVDYYLISRERYDIPALFDPHGRYGAWRWDALTVYGVGLLAQLPFLVTHFYTGPLVDPLGGADISWIVGLVVPAVLYWALARRNPPAPGAGPRAERGVSPSAESAPAS from the coding sequence ATGGCAGCTGAAGACCTGGTGGAGCGGCGCTCCATCGACGTCGTCCCGGACGACGAACGGCACGGCACCGCGTTCAGCCAGTTCACGCTCTGGCTCGGCGCCAATCTCCAGATCACCGCGGTCGTCACGGGCGCGCTCGCCGTCGTGTTCGGCGGCGACGTGGTGTGGTCGCTCGTCGGCCTCGTCCTCGGCAACCTGCTCGGCGGCGCGGTCATGGCGCTGCACTCGGCGCAGGGCCCGAAGCTGGGGCTGCCGCAGATGATCCAGTCGCGGGCCCAGTTCGGGGTGAAGGGCGCCGTCGTCCCGCTGCTCCTCGTCATCCTCATGTACGTCGGATTCTTCGCGAGCGGCAGCGTACTCGCGGGTCAGGCGACGGCTGAACTGACGCACACGAACGACACCACGGGCATCGTCGTCTTCGCCGTCATCACGGCGGTCATGGCGGCGGTCGGCTACCGCGTCATCCACGTGCTCGGCCGGGTGGCGAGCGTGATCTGCGCGCTCGCCTTCATCTACCTCGGCGTCCGCCTCCTGGACCGGGTCGACCTCTCGGTACTTCTCTCCGACGCCCACTTCGACCTGCCGATGTTCCTGCTCGCCGTATCGCTCTCGGCGTCCTGGCAGCTGGCGTTCGGCCCGTACGTGGCGGACTACTCCCGCTACCTGCCCCGCGCCACCTCCGCCAAAGCCACGTTCTGGTGGACCCTGTCGGGGTCGGCGATCGGCTCGCAGTGGTCGATGACGTTCGGGGTGCTCGTGGCCGCCAGTGCGGGGGACGCGTTCCTCGCCAACCAGGTCGGCTACGTCGTCGGCCTCGGCGGCACCGGCCTGATCGCCTCCTTCCTCTACTTCGTGATCGCGCTCGGCAAGCTGACCATCAACGTCCTGAACACCTACGGCGGCTTCATGTCGATGGTCACGAGCATCAGCGGCTTCCGCGGCCAGAAGGTGCTCGGGGCGCGCGGGCGGGCCGCGTACATCGCCGTGATCATGGTGGCGGGCACGGCGGTCGCGCTGCTCGGCAAGGACAGCTTCCTGTCGTCCTTCAAGGACTTCCTGCTGTTCCTGCTGACGTTCTTCACGCCGTGGTCGGCCATCAACCTGGTCGACTACTACCTGATCTCCCGCGAGCGGTACGACATCCCCGCCCTCTTCGACCCGCACGGCCGCTACGGCGCCTGGCGCTGGGACGCCCTGACCGTCTACGGCGTGGGCCTCCTCGCCCAGCTCCCCTTCCTGGTCACCCACTTCTACACGGGCCCGCTGGTCGACCCGCTGGGCGGCGCCGACATCTCGTGGATCGTGGGGCTGGTGGTGCCCGCGGTGCTGTACTGGGCCCTGGCCAGGCGGAACCCGCCCGCCCCTGGGGCTGGGCCCCGTGCGGAAAGGGGGGTTAGCCCCAGCGCCGAGAGCGCCCCGGCGTCGTAA
- a CDS encoding SGNH/GDSL hydrolase family protein: MQGMSRARVARRIAAGAAYGGGGIGLLGAATVGVVLAEVQLAKRTVGNGHVDPPRADGRYGGAFAAEAARPTHAEPVRFAMLGDSTAAGQGVHRAKQTPAALLASGLAAVAERPVDLRNVALPGAQSDDLDRQVTLILSDPSWVPDVCVIMIGANDVTHRMPMTRSVRHLSSAVRRLRTAGSEVVVGTCPDLGTVENVYQPLRWLARRVSRQLAAAQTIGAVEQGGRTVSLGDLLGPEFAAHPRELFGPDRYHPSAEGYATAAMAVLPTLCAALGLWPEEDRPDVSRREGFLPVARAAAQAASEGGTEVTAAMPTGPRGPWALLKRRRRRRIHTPDPSPLPH; encoded by the coding sequence CTGCAGGGCATGTCGAGGGCGAGGGTGGCGCGGCGGATCGCCGCGGGCGCGGCGTACGGCGGCGGAGGCATCGGGCTGCTCGGGGCCGCCACGGTGGGCGTGGTGCTCGCCGAGGTGCAGCTCGCGAAGCGGACGGTGGGCAACGGGCACGTGGATCCGCCACGGGCCGACGGGCGCTACGGCGGGGCGTTCGCCGCGGAGGCCGCGCGGCCCACGCACGCCGAACCCGTGAGGTTCGCGATGCTCGGGGACTCCACGGCGGCGGGCCAGGGCGTGCACCGGGCCAAACAGACCCCGGCGGCACTGCTCGCCTCCGGTCTCGCCGCGGTCGCCGAGCGCCCCGTCGACCTGCGGAACGTGGCGCTGCCGGGCGCCCAGTCGGACGACCTGGACCGCCAGGTGACACTGATCCTTTCGGACCCCTCCTGGGTGCCGGACGTCTGCGTCATCATGATCGGCGCGAACGACGTGACGCACCGGATGCCGATGACGCGATCGGTACGCCACCTCTCCTCCGCGGTACGCAGGCTCCGTACGGCCGGTTCGGAGGTGGTGGTCGGCACGTGTCCCGACCTGGGCACGGTCGAGAACGTCTACCAGCCGCTGCGGTGGCTGGCCCGCCGCGTCTCACGGCAGCTGGCCGCGGCGCAGACGATCGGGGCGGTGGAGCAGGGCGGCCGGACGGTCTCGCTCGGCGACCTCCTGGGCCCCGAGTTCGCGGCACACCCCCGGGAACTGTTCGGCCCCGACCGCTACCACCCCTCCGCGGAGGGGTACGCGACGGCGGCGATGGCAGTACTCCCCACGTTGTGCGCGGCGCTGGGCCTATGGCCGGAGGAGGACCGCCCGGACGTCTCGCGCCGCGAGGGCTTCCTGCCGGTCGCGCGAGCAGCGGCCCAAGCAGCCTCGGAGGGCGGCACGGAGGTCACGGCAGCGATGCCGACGGGCCCCCGCGGCCCGTGGGCCCTCCTCAAACGCCGACGCCGCCGCCGCATCCACACCCCCGATCCGTCCCCGCTCCCCCACTGA